A genomic region of Phoenix dactylifera cultivar Barhee BC4 unplaced genomic scaffold, palm_55x_up_171113_PBpolish2nd_filt_p 000673F, whole genome shotgun sequence contains the following coding sequences:
- the LOC120106877 gene encoding putative golgin subfamily A member 6-like protein 3 isoform X3, with protein MNPSQEKNPRKHKKETKQDEEKSRDQHVRATKESSSKLSGDDIEIAKNMDPLWKTKSGSSKLSNWESTKCWAENDQEYHMELLFRLRVEIAKLSQVIDRLCQEIDRLSQENDEPEALVTQLQVEIAKLSQVIDQLCQESDQLSQEIDQLSQDNEEPETLLEADEKMMQQLAK; from the exons ATGAATCCATCACAGGAGAAGAATCCCAGGAAACACAAGAAAGAAACTAAGCAAGACGAGGAG AAATCAAGGGATCAACATGTTAGAGCTACAAAAGAATCATCTAGCAAGCTATCAGGTGATGACATAGAGATTGCAAAAAATATGGACCCTCTTTGGAAAACCAAATCAGGAAG CAGCAAGCTATCTAATTGGGAATCAACCAAATGCTGGGCAGAAAATGATCAGGAATATCATATGGAGCTTTTGTTTCGG TTACGAGTTGAGATAGCAAAATTATCTCAAGTGATTGACCGACTATGTCAAGAGATCGACCGCCTATCTCAAGAGAATGACGAACCAGAAGCTTTG GTAACACAATTACAAGTTGAGATAGCAAAATTATCTCAAGTGATTGACCAACTATGTCAAGAAAGCGACCAACTATCTCAAGAGATCGACCAACTATCTCAAGACAATGAGGAACCAGAAACTTTG TTGGAGGCAGATGAGAAGATGATGCAACAGCTAGCTAAGTGA
- the LOC120106877 gene encoding uncharacterized protein LOC120106877 isoform X2, whose amino-acid sequence MNPSQEKNPRKHKKETKQDEEKSRDQHVRATKESSSKLSGDDIEIAKNMDPLWKTKSGSKLSNWESTKCWAENDQEYHMELLFRMRQLRVEIAKLSQVIDRLCQEIDRLSQENDEPEALVTQLQVEIAKLSQVIDQLCQESDQLSQEIDQLSQDNEEPETLLEADEKMMQQLAK is encoded by the exons ATGAATCCATCACAGGAGAAGAATCCCAGGAAACACAAGAAAGAAACTAAGCAAGACGAGGAG AAATCAAGGGATCAACATGTTAGAGCTACAAAAGAATCATCTAGCAAGCTATCAGGTGATGACATAGAGATTGCAAAAAATATGGACCCTCTTTGGAAAACCAAATCAGGAAG CAAGCTATCTAATTGGGAATCAACCAAATGCTGGGCAGAAAATGATCAGGAATATCATATGGAGCTTTTGTTTCGG ATGAGACAGTTACGAGTTGAGATAGCAAAATTATCTCAAGTGATTGACCGACTATGTCAAGAGATCGACCGCCTATCTCAAGAGAATGACGAACCAGAAGCTTTG GTAACACAATTACAAGTTGAGATAGCAAAATTATCTCAAGTGATTGACCAACTATGTCAAGAAAGCGACCAACTATCTCAAGAGATCGACCAACTATCTCAAGACAATGAGGAACCAGAAACTTTG TTGGAGGCAGATGAGAAGATGATGCAACAGCTAGCTAAGTGA
- the LOC120106877 gene encoding uncharacterized protein LOC120106877 isoform X1 — translation MNPSQEKNPRKHKKETKQDEEKSRDQHVRATKESSSKLSGDDIEIAKNMDPLWKTKSGSSKLSNWESTKCWAENDQEYHMELLFRMRQLRVEIAKLSQVIDRLCQEIDRLSQENDEPEALVTQLQVEIAKLSQVIDQLCQESDQLSQEIDQLSQDNEEPETLLEADEKMMQQLAK, via the exons ATGAATCCATCACAGGAGAAGAATCCCAGGAAACACAAGAAAGAAACTAAGCAAGACGAGGAG AAATCAAGGGATCAACATGTTAGAGCTACAAAAGAATCATCTAGCAAGCTATCAGGTGATGACATAGAGATTGCAAAAAATATGGACCCTCTTTGGAAAACCAAATCAGGAAG CAGCAAGCTATCTAATTGGGAATCAACCAAATGCTGGGCAGAAAATGATCAGGAATATCATATGGAGCTTTTGTTTCGG ATGAGACAGTTACGAGTTGAGATAGCAAAATTATCTCAAGTGATTGACCGACTATGTCAAGAGATCGACCGCCTATCTCAAGAGAATGACGAACCAGAAGCTTTG GTAACACAATTACAAGTTGAGATAGCAAAATTATCTCAAGTGATTGACCAACTATGTCAAGAAAGCGACCAACTATCTCAAGAGATCGACCAACTATCTCAAGACAATGAGGAACCAGAAACTTTG TTGGAGGCAGATGAGAAGATGATGCAACAGCTAGCTAAGTGA